A stretch of the Bacillus sp. BGMRC 2118 genome encodes the following:
- a CDS encoding low molecular weight protein arginine phosphatase, giving the protein MTNILFVCTGNTCRSPMAEAIAKQNVQDIHVKSAGVFAADGSPASIHTVEALREQGIGIQHSSQLLTEELVNWSDYIFTMTHSHKQLVIERFPQAGVKTYTLKEFAEGSAGDVMDPYGGSLAIYRETYNELKTMVDSMVEKLK; this is encoded by the coding sequence GTGACGAACATTTTATTTGTATGTACAGGAAATACTTGCAGAAGTCCTATGGCAGAGGCGATAGCAAAACAGAACGTACAAGATATACATGTGAAATCAGCGGGTGTTTTTGCTGCAGATGGGAGTCCTGCTTCCATTCATACAGTTGAGGCTCTGCGAGAACAAGGAATAGGGATACAACATTCTTCGCAGCTTCTAACAGAGGAATTAGTGAACTGGTCTGATTACATTTTTACGATGACTCATTCACATAAGCAGCTTGTCATAGAGAGATTTCCGCAAGCTGGAGTTAAAACATATACGTTAAAGGAGTTTGCTGAAGGTTCTGCGGGAGATGTGATGGATCCTTATGGAGGATCACTTGCAATTTATCGAGAAACGTATAATGAGCTCAAAACAATGGTTGATTCTATGGTAGAAAAGCTTA